In Candidatus Hydrogenedentota bacterium, a single genomic region encodes these proteins:
- a CDS encoding glycosyltransferase family 9 protein yields the protein MKIRTTRGIDFYIGVPVCFMLSAFRRIAAMLPGWRKSLLPVRRILFIKLAEQGATVLASQAMKDAIGLVGQENVYFLAFQKNRAILDIMGLLPPDNILVVRDDSFLQFVGDMMRALLKIRARKIDTTVDMELFARISAIVAFLSGASRRVGLHRFANEGLYRGNLLTHRVQYNPHHHVAVHYDVLLAAAQRDPDEAPLAKYIPVAHEDRLSPFRPARADIVRLGAIMEEHGAPFQATRWVVFNPKFDDIMPIRRWPTACYLALGRRILATFPDVSIAISGIAEGASEAEALRQAIDPGRTFNFAGAFALRDLMVLLHEAEVLVTSDSGPAHFASLTDVDIVVMFGPEIPALYAPLGPRVHAIHIGLACSPCLSAANQRLSFCQDNKCMQFISVEQVYEITAACLNARAAVPHDGYTALKPASGTPGMPSA from the coding sequence GTGAAAATCCGGACTACTCGCGGGATCGATTTCTACATCGGCGTGCCGGTGTGTTTCATGCTCTCTGCGTTCCGTCGCATAGCGGCCATGTTGCCCGGCTGGCGCAAATCCCTGCTCCCGGTCCGGCGCATCCTGTTCATCAAGCTTGCCGAACAAGGCGCTACCGTATTGGCTTCCCAGGCAATGAAGGACGCCATCGGTCTGGTTGGCCAGGAAAACGTCTATTTTCTCGCTTTCCAGAAGAACCGGGCCATCCTGGACATCATGGGTCTTCTGCCTCCGGACAACATCCTCGTTGTCCGCGATGATTCGTTCCTGCAGTTTGTGGGAGATATGATGCGCGCGTTGCTAAAGATTCGCGCGCGCAAGATCGACACCACGGTCGATATGGAACTGTTCGCGAGGATTTCCGCAATAGTTGCGTTTCTTTCCGGTGCATCAAGGCGCGTCGGATTGCATCGTTTCGCGAATGAAGGGCTCTACCGCGGCAATCTGCTGACCCATCGGGTGCAGTACAACCCGCACCATCACGTCGCGGTGCACTATGATGTCCTCCTGGCCGCCGCACAGCGCGACCCCGACGAGGCGCCGCTGGCCAAGTACATTCCCGTCGCTCATGAGGATCGGCTTTCGCCTTTTCGACCGGCGCGGGCGGATATCGTCCGCTTGGGCGCCATAATGGAGGAACACGGTGCGCCATTCCAGGCAACGCGTTGGGTGGTGTTCAATCCCAAGTTCGACGACATCATGCCCATACGCCGCTGGCCGACCGCGTGTTACCTGGCGTTAGGCAGACGGATTCTGGCCACTTTCCCGGATGTTTCCATCGCGATCTCCGGGATTGCCGAAGGCGCTTCGGAAGCCGAGGCATTGCGCCAAGCGATCGACCCCGGGCGGACGTTCAACTTCGCGGGGGCATTCGCCTTACGCGACCTCATGGTCTTGCTTCACGAAGCCGAAGTACTCGTCACTTCCGATAGCGGTCCCGCCCATTTTGCCTCCCTTACGGACGTGGATATCGTGGTCATGTTCGGACCGGAAATCCCGGCTCTCTATGCGCCGCTGGGCCCGCGTGTGCATGCAATTCACATAGGGCTGGCGTGCAGTCCTTGCCTGAGTGCGGCCAACCAGCGGCTGTCCTTTTGCCAGGACAACAAGTGCATGCAGTTCATCTCCGTGGAGCAGGTGTATGAAATCACCGCGGCGTGCCTGAACGCACGCGCCGCGGTCCCGCATGATGGGTACACCGCGCTGAAACCGGCGTCCGGCACGCCTGGAATGCCCTCGGCATAG